Proteins from one Laribacter hongkongensis DSM 14985 genomic window:
- a CDS encoding glycosyltransferase family 87 protein has protein sequence MLKHNFLYKGNRAILVNALFLLLMIIVAGFTVYRAAFNDIERTDFTVYTEAARHALAGMDIYTAENSRGWRYVYPPIFAIMMIPLYLVPLWMASLAWCAISFLCIWLIYKYCLDFLHPKSAQVYAAIFVFGVPLIGGIMRGQVSILVSLLVISSVIFFSKEKDFLAGVLLACATMLKVYPAAMLGYFVIYKNWKSLYGFTLTILVLGLLIPVCVLGIQGTIDNYQSWINTIAHPITQSNDYRMQHSDLYGQLLDSAKPRNQSLESLFLTIGINPALIKYLVLLTGSVMFVWMFAQARKGEGKLFVGGAFLTWNLLISPIAETHYFSNLILPALLIIMLLDSKHPLASKIFITGAFLLVLSARWDELALYRPLTWLAIFIWLWLMRNKSYGQGTA, from the coding sequence ATGCTAAAGCACAATTTTTTGTACAAAGGAAATAGAGCAATTCTTGTGAATGCGCTATTTTTGCTATTGATGATAATCGTTGCCGGCTTCACGGTGTATCGTGCAGCATTCAATGATATTGAGCGCACTGATTTTACTGTTTATACAGAAGCTGCCAGACATGCATTGGCAGGTATGGATATTTACACAGCAGAAAATTCCAGGGGGTGGCGTTATGTCTATCCCCCTATATTTGCCATCATGATGATTCCGCTTTATCTGGTGCCCCTGTGGATGGCATCTTTGGCATGGTGTGCAATCAGTTTCCTATGCATATGGTTAATATATAAATATTGCCTTGACTTCTTACACCCCAAATCAGCTCAAGTGTATGCCGCTATTTTCGTTTTCGGTGTGCCACTGATTGGCGGAATCATGCGAGGTCAAGTATCCATCCTGGTATCTTTATTGGTTATATCAAGCGTTATTTTTTTCTCAAAGGAGAAGGATTTCCTTGCCGGAGTACTGCTGGCTTGTGCAACAATGCTGAAAGTTTACCCCGCTGCAATGCTTGGATATTTTGTTATATACAAAAACTGGAAGAGCCTTTATGGATTTACTCTTACCATCTTGGTTTTGGGATTGCTGATTCCTGTTTGCGTACTGGGCATTCAAGGCACGATAGATAACTATCAAAGCTGGATAAACACCATAGCGCATCCAATAACACAGTCCAATGACTACAGAATGCAACACTCTGATTTATATGGACAATTACTGGATTCGGCAAAGCCCAGAAATCAATCATTGGAATCCTTGTTTCTAACCATTGGCATCAATCCAGCCCTGATCAAATATTTGGTCTTATTGACAGGTAGTGTAATGTTTGTATGGATGTTTGCTCAGGCAAGAAAAGGAGAAGGAAAGCTGTTTGTCGGAGGCGCATTCTTGACATGGAACCTGCTTATTTCACCAATTGCTGAAACACATTATTTTTCAAATCTGATATTACCAGCACTATTGATTATAATGTTGCTTGACAGCAAGCATCCACTCGCATCCAAAATATTTATAACTGGCGCATTCTTGCTAGTGCTATCTGCCCGTTGGGATGAATTAGCTTTGTACCGGCCACTGACATGGCTTGCAATTTTCATATGGCTATGGTTGATGAGAAACAAAAGCTATGGACAGGGAACAGCCTGA
- a CDS encoding efflux RND transporter permease subunit codes for MFPSGVFIQRPVATTLLTLAVMLAGLVAFLWLPVAPLPQIDFPTLSVTAKLPGASPETMAATVATPLERTLGRIAGITEMTSTSTLGATSITLQFDLDRDINGAARDVQAAINAARTLLPSGMPSNPSYRKVNPADSPVMILAMTSKTLTPSQMYDAADSVLGQKLAQVEGIGNVIIGGGAQPAVRMDVNPAQLAQYGLALEDVRSAIAGSNLKRPLGVLDSAGQHWQVQTNDALKTARDYLPVIVSYRHGAPVRLAQVAGVSDSVLDIRTAGRLGREPAVMLILFKQPGANIIETVDRVRALMPQLQAWLPAAIELQVVSDRTPTIRAALREVEKTLALSVGLVVLVVALFLKSGRAVAIPAISVPVSLLGTLAGMYLCGYSLNTLSLMALTVATGFVVDDTIVVLENITRYLEEGMAPLEAARRGVREVGFTVVSMSLSLIAVFIPVLLMGGIIGRLFREFAVTLSVAILISMLVSLATTPMLCARWLRPVPANTGEPSRRERFWLGLRKGYDASLEWSVSHGRTMLLLLAGVVVLNVFLYLVVPKGFFPQQDTGRLNGLIKADQEISFDAMKDKLDRLVAIVQRDPAVDKVVAFTGGGQRNTGNMFVTLKPAAVRQIPADAVIARLRKETARVAGVQLLLQSVQDIRMGGRSSGAQYQYTLQGDQLDTLRAASQQVFRAIQSVPVVTDVNSDQEVKGGQVYLTFDRDAMARLGVSQQQADAVLQDAFSQRQVSTIFNPLNQYHVVMGVPEVQARHESDLDALHVFGPKGQAIPLSALARWETRKAALSVNHQGQFAASTLSFNLQPGHALSEAAEAIGAKVEALGLGTGVRGSFQGTAKVFQESLANQPWLILAAVVAVYIVLGMLYESLIYPFTILSTLPSAGVGALLALMLAGQEFNVIALIGILLLVGIVKKNAIMMIDFAISAQRDKGLTPRDAILEAARLRFRPILMTTLAAVFGAIPLALGQGDGAEIRAPLGISIVGGLLVSQLLTLYTTPVVYLYLDRFRLWLAATCRPDRAGRAGETS; via the coding sequence ATGTTTCCCTCCGGCGTGTTCATCCAGCGGCCCGTGGCCACCACCCTGCTGACGCTGGCGGTGATGCTGGCCGGGCTGGTGGCCTTTCTGTGGCTACCGGTGGCGCCATTGCCCCAGATCGATTTTCCGACCCTCAGTGTCACGGCGAAGCTGCCCGGTGCCAGCCCGGAAACCATGGCGGCGACCGTGGCCACGCCACTGGAGCGCACGCTCGGACGGATTGCCGGCATTACCGAAATGACCTCGACCAGCACGCTCGGGGCCACCAGCATCACCCTGCAGTTTGATCTGGACCGCGACATCAACGGTGCCGCCCGCGACGTGCAGGCCGCCATCAATGCCGCACGCACGCTGCTGCCCAGCGGCATGCCGTCCAATCCTAGCTATCGCAAGGTCAATCCGGCCGATTCGCCGGTCATGATCCTGGCCATGACCTCGAAAACCCTGACACCCAGCCAGATGTATGACGCAGCGGATTCGGTACTGGGGCAGAAGCTAGCGCAGGTGGAGGGTATCGGCAACGTCATCATCGGCGGCGGTGCGCAGCCGGCGGTGCGGATGGATGTCAACCCGGCACAGCTGGCGCAGTATGGACTGGCGCTGGAGGACGTCCGCAGCGCGATTGCCGGCAGCAACCTCAAGCGCCCGCTGGGCGTGCTCGACAGCGCAGGGCAGCACTGGCAGGTGCAGACCAACGATGCCTTGAAAACCGCCCGCGATTACCTGCCGGTGATCGTGTCCTACCGCCACGGTGCGCCGGTGCGGCTGGCGCAGGTGGCCGGGGTCAGCGATTCGGTGCTGGACATCCGCACGGCGGGCCGGCTCGGACGCGAACCGGCCGTGATGCTGATTCTTTTCAAGCAGCCGGGGGCCAACATCATCGAGACGGTCGACCGGGTGCGGGCGCTGATGCCGCAGTTGCAGGCGTGGCTGCCGGCGGCGATTGAATTGCAGGTGGTGTCGGACCGCACGCCCACGATCCGCGCTGCCCTGCGCGAGGTGGAGAAAACGCTGGCGTTGTCCGTAGGGCTGGTGGTGCTGGTGGTGGCGCTGTTCCTGAAAAGCGGGCGGGCGGTGGCGATTCCGGCGATTTCGGTGCCGGTCAGCCTGCTGGGGACGCTGGCCGGCATGTATCTGTGCGGCTATTCGCTCAATACCCTGAGCCTGATGGCGCTGACGGTGGCGACCGGATTCGTGGTCGACGACACCATCGTGGTGCTGGAAAACATCACGCGTTATCTGGAAGAAGGTATGGCACCGCTGGAAGCCGCCCGCCGCGGGGTCCGCGAGGTCGGGTTTACCGTGGTGTCGATGAGCCTGTCGCTGATTGCCGTATTCATCCCGGTGCTGCTGATGGGCGGCATCATCGGTCGCCTGTTCCGCGAGTTTGCCGTCACCCTGTCGGTGGCAATCCTGATTTCCATGCTGGTGTCGCTGGCGACCACGCCCATGCTGTGTGCCCGCTGGTTGCGGCCGGTGCCGGCCAACACGGGCGAACCGTCGCGGCGCGAGCGTTTCTGGCTCGGCCTGCGCAAGGGCTATGACGCCAGTCTGGAGTGGTCGGTCAGCCACGGGCGAACCATGCTGCTGCTTCTGGCGGGCGTTGTGGTGCTGAACGTGTTTCTTTACCTGGTGGTGCCCAAGGGCTTTTTCCCGCAGCAGGATACCGGCCGTCTGAATGGCCTGATCAAGGCGGATCAGGAAATTTCCTTCGATGCCATGAAAGACAAGCTGGACCGGCTGGTGGCCATCGTGCAGCGCGATCCGGCCGTGGACAAGGTGGTGGCCTTTACCGGTGGCGGACAGCGCAATACCGGCAACATGTTCGTCACCCTGAAGCCGGCAGCGGTTCGCCAGATACCGGCCGACGCGGTGATTGCCCGTCTGCGCAAAGAAACGGCACGGGTGGCGGGAGTGCAGCTCTTGTTGCAGTCGGTGCAGGATATCCGCATGGGCGGGCGCAGCAGCGGTGCCCAGTACCAGTACACCTTGCAGGGCGACCAGCTGGATACACTGCGTGCCGCCAGCCAGCAAGTGTTTCGTGCCATCCAGTCGGTGCCGGTGGTCACGGACGTCAATAGCGATCAGGAGGTCAAGGGCGGACAGGTGTATCTGACCTTTGACCGGGATGCGATGGCACGGCTGGGGGTGAGCCAGCAGCAGGCGGATGCGGTGTTGCAGGATGCCTTTTCCCAGCGCCAGGTTTCCACCATTTTCAACCCGCTCAACCAGTATCACGTGGTGATGGGGGTGCCGGAGGTGCAGGCCCGGCATGAATCCGACCTGGACGCCTTGCATGTGTTTGGCCCCAAGGGGCAGGCGATTCCACTGTCGGCTCTGGCCCGCTGGGAAACACGCAAGGCCGCGCTATCGGTGAACCATCAGGGGCAGTTTGCCGCTTCGACCCTGTCGTTCAACCTGCAACCGGGGCATGCCCTCTCGGAAGCTGCCGAGGCGATTGGCGCCAAAGTGGAAGCACTCGGACTGGGCACCGGCGTGCGAGGCAGCTTTCAGGGGACGGCCAAGGTGTTCCAGGAATCGCTGGCCAACCAGCCGTGGCTGATCCTTGCGGCTGTCGTGGCGGTCTACATCGTGCTGGGCATGCTGTACGAAAGCCTGATCTACCCCTTCACCATCCTGTCCACGCTGCCGTCGGCCGGCGTGGGGGCCCTGCTGGCGCTGATGCTGGCCGGGCAGGAGTTCAACGTGATCGCCCTGATCGGCATTCTGCTGCTGGTGGGGATCGTCAAGAAAAACGCCATCATGATGATCGACTTCGCCATCAGTGCGCAGCGCGACAAGGGGCTGACGCCCCGGGACGCCATTCTGGAAGCCGCCCGCCTGCGGTTCCGCCCCATCCTGATGACCACGCTGGCGGCGGTGTTCGGTGCCATTCCGCTGGCGCTGGGGCAGGGCGACGGTGCCGAAATCCGGGCGCCGCTGGGGATTTCCATTGTGGGCGGGCTGTTGGTCAGCCAGTTGCTCACGCTCTACACCACTCCGGTGGTGTACCTCTATCTTGACCGTTTCCGGCTGTGGCTGGCCGCAACATGCAGACCGGACCGGGCGGGCCGTGCAGGAGAAACATCATGA
- a CDS encoding MdtB/MuxB family multidrug efflux RND transporter permease subunit — MNPSRLFIERPIATTLLMVALFLVGAMSYRLLPVSALPEVDYPTIQVVTLYPGGSPDVIATTITAPLERQFGQMPGLMQMSSSSSGDASVITLQFALDLNLDVAEQEVQAAMNAAATLLPVDLPSPPVYSKVNPADAPILTLAVTSATLPATELVDLVDTRVSQKIAQVSGVGQVNLNGALKPAVRIQVNTVALAARGLTLEDIRTAVTAANVNQAKGELDSATRARIIDANDQLKSPDDYRRIVLGYQNGAALRLQDVARVSSAPENLRLGAWAGREPAVIINVQRQPGANVIAVADEIKTLLPRLQSTLPESVHLRVLNDRTVTVQASVSEVRFELVLAIVLVVLVIFLFLRNGTATLIPAVAVPLSLVGTFAVMYLAGFSINNLTMMALTIATGFVVDDAIVMIENISRYLEEGDSPLQAALKGSGQIAFTIISLTLSLVAVLIPLLFMGDVIGRLFREFSVTLAASILISAAISLTLTPMMCAWLLKAQSHHPTHGLHAWSERLFESTLQGYGRALGWVLDRQRPVLWLALSTLLVTGLLYAIIPKGFFPVQDTGVLQAVTEMRQTVSFDRMASQQQAVSEAIRHDPDVAEVASFVGVDGTNATLNTGRLLIVLKPKAERDDAASVIARLQDRVAALPGVNLYVQPVQDITLDASLSRTLYRLTLQATSPGQLSRWVPAFVERLKQEAVLKDVTSDWMDQGGQAYITVNRDKASSLGISMAAVDNALYDAFGQRLVSTIFTQTNQYRVVLEADPALRDPSLSLRQIYVPTASGPVSLETFARVEARATPLAINHLGQFPTATVSFNVADGASLSAAVRGIAQARADAGLPDELVLQYQGATLAFQNSLGSTLWLVLAAIITMYIVLGVLYESYIHPVTILSTLPSAGIGALLALLLCGKPLDLIGLIGIILLIGIVKKNAIMMVDFALEAERGQGMAPRDAIYQACLLRLRPILMTTMAALFGALPLLAGNGMGEELRSPLGITLVGGLLFSQVLTLFTTPVIYLFFDRLTLRRPVR, encoded by the coding sequence ATGAATCCGTCACGCCTGTTCATCGAGCGCCCGATTGCCACCACCCTGCTGATGGTGGCGCTGTTTCTGGTCGGAGCCATGTCGTACCGGCTGCTGCCGGTATCGGCCCTGCCGGAAGTCGATTACCCCACCATCCAGGTAGTCACCCTCTACCCGGGGGGCAGTCCCGACGTCATTGCCACCACCATCACCGCACCGCTGGAGCGGCAGTTTGGCCAGATGCCGGGGCTGATGCAGATGTCGTCGTCCAGTTCGGGCGACGCCTCGGTCATTACCCTGCAATTTGCGCTGGACCTGAATCTGGACGTGGCCGAACAGGAGGTGCAGGCCGCCATGAATGCCGCCGCCACCCTCCTGCCCGTCGACCTGCCCAGCCCGCCGGTTTACAGCAAGGTCAACCCGGCCGATGCCCCGATCCTGACCCTGGCGGTCACCTCGGCCACCCTGCCGGCCACGGAGCTGGTCGACCTGGTGGATACCCGGGTTTCGCAGAAGATTGCCCAGGTGTCGGGGGTAGGGCAGGTCAACCTGAACGGGGCGCTCAAGCCGGCCGTGCGTATCCAGGTCAATACCGTGGCACTGGCCGCGCGCGGGCTGACCCTGGAGGACATCCGCACCGCCGTGACTGCCGCCAACGTGAACCAGGCCAAGGGGGAACTCGACAGCGCCACCCGCGCCCGCATCATCGATGCCAACGACCAGCTCAAGAGCCCTGACGACTACCGCCGCATCGTGCTCGGCTACCAGAACGGCGCCGCCCTGCGCCTGCAGGATGTGGCGCGGGTCAGCTCCGCACCGGAAAACCTGCGGCTTGGTGCCTGGGCCGGGCGCGAACCGGCCGTCATCATCAATGTCCAGCGCCAGCCCGGTGCCAACGTGATTGCCGTGGCCGACGAGATCAAGACCCTGCTGCCCAGACTCCAGTCCACCCTGCCGGAATCGGTTCACCTGCGGGTGCTGAACGACCGCACGGTGACGGTACAGGCTTCCGTCAGCGAAGTGCGGTTCGAGCTGGTGCTGGCCATCGTGCTGGTGGTGCTGGTGATTTTCCTGTTCCTGCGCAACGGCACCGCCACGCTGATCCCCGCAGTGGCCGTCCCGCTGTCGCTGGTCGGCACGTTTGCCGTCATGTACCTGGCCGGGTTTTCCATCAACAACCTGACCATGATGGCGCTGACCATCGCCACCGGCTTTGTGGTTGACGACGCCATCGTGATGATCGAGAACATCAGCCGCTACCTCGAAGAGGGTGATTCACCGTTGCAGGCCGCGCTCAAAGGTTCCGGCCAGATCGCCTTCACCATCATCTCGCTGACCCTGTCGCTGGTGGCGGTGCTGATTCCGCTCTTGTTCATGGGCGATGTGATCGGCCGGCTGTTCCGCGAATTTTCGGTCACGCTGGCGGCTTCGATCCTGATTTCGGCGGCCATTTCGCTGACGCTGACCCCCATGATGTGCGCCTGGCTGCTCAAGGCACAGTCGCATCACCCGACACATGGTCTCCATGCCTGGAGCGAGCGCCTGTTCGAGTCCACCTTGCAAGGCTATGGCCGGGCGCTGGGCTGGGTGCTCGACCGGCAGCGGCCGGTGCTGTGGCTGGCGCTGTCGACGCTGCTGGTGACCGGCCTTCTCTACGCCATCATCCCCAAGGGATTTTTTCCGGTGCAGGATACCGGCGTGTTGCAAGCCGTGACCGAAATGCGCCAGACCGTGTCGTTCGACAGGATGGCCAGCCAGCAGCAGGCGGTCAGCGAGGCAATCCGGCATGACCCGGACGTGGCGGAAGTGGCGTCGTTTGTCGGCGTGGACGGCACCAATGCCACCCTCAATACCGGCCGGCTGCTGATCGTGCTGAAACCGAAAGCCGAACGCGACGACGCCGCCAGCGTGATCGCGCGGCTGCAAGACCGTGTGGCGGCACTGCCGGGGGTGAACCTGTACGTGCAGCCGGTGCAGGACATCACGCTGGACGCCAGCCTGAGCCGCACGCTCTACCGGCTGACCCTGCAAGCCACCTCGCCCGGGCAGCTGTCGCGCTGGGTGCCGGCATTCGTGGAACGGCTGAAGCAGGAGGCGGTGCTGAAGGATGTGACCAGCGACTGGATGGACCAGGGCGGGCAGGCCTACATCACGGTCAACCGCGACAAGGCTTCCAGCCTCGGCATCAGCATGGCGGCGGTGGACAACGCGCTTTACGATGCTTTCGGCCAGCGGCTGGTTTCCACCATCTTTACCCAGACCAACCAGTACCGCGTGGTGCTGGAGGCCGATCCGGCCCTGCGGGACCCGTCCCTGTCGCTGCGGCAGATCTATGTGCCGACCGCCAGTGGCCCCGTATCGCTGGAGACATTTGCCCGGGTCGAGGCGCGGGCGACACCGCTGGCGATCAATCACCTCGGACAGTTTCCCACCGCAACCGTGTCTTTCAACGTGGCGGATGGCGCCTCCCTCAGTGCGGCCGTGCGGGGGATTGCCCAGGCCCGCGCCGATGCCGGGCTACCAGACGAACTGGTGCTGCAATACCAGGGCGCCACGCTGGCCTTCCAGAATTCGCTCGGCAGTACGCTGTGGCTGGTGCTGGCGGCGATCATCACCATGTATATCGTGCTCGGCGTCCTGTACGAGAGCTACATCCACCCGGTCACCATCCTGTCGACACTGCCCTCGGCCGGCATCGGCGCCTTGCTGGCCTTGCTGTTGTGCGGCAAGCCGCTCGACCTGATCGGGTTGATCGGCATCATTCTCCTGATCGGCATCGTCAAGAAAAACGCCATCATGATGGTGGACTTTGCGCTGGAGGCCGAGCGCGGGCAGGGCATGGCACCGCGCGACGCCATTTACCAGGCATGCCTGCTGCGTTTGCGGCCGATCCTGATGACGACCATGGCGGCCCTGTTCGGGGCGCTGCCGCTGCTGGCCGGCAACGGCATGGGCGAGGAGCTGCGTTCTCCCCTCGGCATCACACTGGTGGGCGGACTGCTGTTCAGCCAGGTGCTGACGCTCTTTACCACGCCGGTGATCTATCTGTTCTTTGACCGGCTGACCCTGCGCCGGCCGGTCCGCTGA
- a CDS encoding efflux transporter outer membrane subunit produces MKIGMQRAGLAGMACLLGACAVGPDYVPLRPGLPAHYAGAGQWVAVSATDPLERGDWWRVFGDTQLDRLMQQMATQSPAIAQAEAQYRAAEAELRLAQAAFWPSAEVTAARLRGVSQPGTAAATQATVTGTASWEADVWGSVRRSVESGQAQAEASAALLEAARLSAQVQLANAYLLWVVASFQQRQLQVSEQALEQALRIARNQYAAGTAAAADVELAVSQWETARAARLDKQLTVAQLEHALATASGVFRLELVLPAALPDVPVLDAGVPSTLLTRRPDIRAAEKNVAAANARIGVAQAAFFPSLTLNASVGYRGSSFAHLLTMPNRIWSIGPEVLATLLDGGARRAQVDVASANYQGAVAAYQQMVLAAFQAVEDNLSAQAILAEEENRQQAALNAARRAEQIAGNQYQAGTVGYLTVLNAQNQRIQAENALWNSRGRRYQATVGLIASVGGQLVQPVS; encoded by the coding sequence ATGAAAATCGGGATGCAGCGGGCCGGACTGGCCGGGATGGCGTGTCTGCTGGGGGCCTGTGCCGTGGGGCCGGATTATGTGCCCCTCAGGCCCGGCCTGCCGGCGCACTACGCCGGGGCGGGCCAGTGGGTGGCCGTGTCGGCTACCGATCCGCTGGAGCGGGGTGACTGGTGGCGGGTGTTTGGTGATACACAGCTGGACCGGCTGATGCAGCAGATGGCCACGCAGAGTCCGGCCATCGCCCAGGCCGAAGCGCAGTACCGCGCCGCCGAGGCCGAGCTGCGATTGGCCCAGGCCGCGTTCTGGCCGTCGGCCGAGGTGACAGCGGCCCGGCTGCGCGGCGTGTCCCAGCCCGGCACGGCAGCAGCGACACAGGCTACCGTGACCGGTACAGCCAGCTGGGAGGCGGATGTATGGGGAAGCGTGCGCCGGTCGGTCGAATCGGGCCAGGCCCAGGCCGAGGCCAGTGCAGCCTTGCTGGAAGCCGCGCGGCTGAGTGCGCAGGTGCAGCTCGCCAATGCCTACCTGCTGTGGGTCGTGGCATCCTTCCAGCAGCGTCAGTTACAGGTCAGCGAACAGGCACTGGAGCAGGCGCTGCGCATCGCCCGTAACCAGTATGCTGCCGGAACGGCTGCTGCTGCGGATGTGGAGCTGGCCGTGTCGCAGTGGGAAACCGCCCGGGCGGCCCGGCTCGACAAACAACTGACCGTGGCACAGCTGGAGCATGCACTGGCCACGGCATCCGGCGTCTTCCGGCTGGAACTGGTCTTGCCGGCTGCCTTGCCGGATGTGCCGGTGCTGGATGCCGGCGTGCCATCTACCTTGCTGACCCGGCGACCGGACATCCGGGCTGCCGAGAAAAACGTCGCCGCCGCCAATGCCCGCATCGGTGTGGCGCAGGCGGCATTTTTCCCCAGTCTGACCCTGAATGCTTCGGTGGGCTATCGCGGCAGCAGCTTTGCCCATTTGCTGACGATGCCGAACCGGATCTGGTCGATCGGGCCGGAGGTGCTGGCGACCCTGCTGGACGGTGGCGCGCGGCGCGCCCAGGTGGACGTGGCCTCGGCCAACTACCAGGGCGCGGTCGCCGCGTATCAACAGATGGTGTTGGCAGCGTTTCAGGCGGTGGAGGACAATCTGTCGGCACAGGCGATCCTCGCTGAAGAGGAAAACCGTCAGCAGGCAGCGCTGAATGCTGCCCGCAGGGCTGAACAGATTGCCGGTAACCAGTATCAGGCCGGGACGGTGGGGTATCTGACCGTATTGAATGCCCAGAACCAGCGCATCCAGGCAGAAAATGCCCTTTGGAATAGCCGCGGGCGGCGTTATCAGGCCACCGTGGGATTGATTGCTAGTGTGGGCGGCCAGTTGGTCCAGCCGGTTTCATGA
- a CDS encoding efflux RND transporter periplasmic adaptor subunit, whose protein sequence is MPVTLGSLGTITASQTVIIRSRVDGQLEKLHFADGQEVRAGQLLAELDPRPFQAQLLQAQGQLQKDEALLANARLDLARYRQLQQQDSIARQQVETQAALVRQYEGTVKIDQGLVNNAQLQLDYSRITAPFSGRLGIRQVDPGNLIHAADTSGLVSMTRIRPINVAFSVPETRLGEVTVAMHAAGKQPLQIEVWDREQHVRLGTGRLLALDNQVNASNGSVAIKGELANEDGSLFPNQFVNVSLRLGTLSGATVVPEAAVQTGRDGSYVYVVQAGGNAAMKPVRMLHKDGERVAVAGDVRPGEQVIVDGLDKVRDGQKVKMADEHRQDKSHGKKPAG, encoded by the coding sequence ATGCCGGTGACGCTCGGCAGCCTTGGCACCATCACCGCCAGCCAGACCGTGATAATCCGCAGCCGGGTGGATGGCCAGCTGGAAAAACTGCATTTTGCCGACGGGCAGGAAGTCCGCGCCGGGCAGCTGCTGGCGGAACTGGATCCCCGGCCGTTCCAGGCGCAGCTGTTGCAGGCCCAGGGGCAACTGCAAAAGGACGAAGCCCTGCTGGCCAACGCCCGGCTGGATCTGGCGCGCTACCGGCAATTGCAGCAGCAGGATTCGATCGCCCGCCAGCAGGTGGAAACGCAGGCTGCGTTGGTTCGCCAGTATGAAGGTACGGTGAAGATCGACCAGGGTCTGGTCAACAACGCGCAGCTGCAACTCGATTATTCGCGGATTACCGCTCCGTTTTCCGGCCGGCTGGGCATTCGCCAGGTTGATCCGGGCAACCTGATACACGCAGCGGATACCAGCGGACTGGTCAGCATGACGCGCATCCGGCCGATCAATGTGGCGTTTTCCGTGCCGGAAACCCGGCTGGGAGAGGTTACGGTGGCCATGCATGCAGCCGGCAAGCAGCCTTTGCAGATTGAAGTGTGGGACCGGGAGCAACATGTCCGGCTGGGCACCGGCAGGCTGCTGGCACTCGACAACCAGGTCAATGCCTCCAATGGCAGCGTTGCCATCAAGGGGGAACTGGCAAACGAGGACGGCAGCCTGTTTCCCAACCAGTTCGTCAATGTCAGCCTGCGGCTGGGCACCCTGTCCGGTGCGACAGTGGTGCCGGAAGCTGCCGTGCAGACCGGGCGTGACGGCAGCTATGTCTATGTAGTGCAAGCCGGCGGCAACGCAGCTATGAAACCCGTGCGGATGTTGCACAAGGATGGCGAGCGCGTGGCAGTCGCCGGAGACGTGCGGCCGGGCGAGCAGGTGATTGTCGACGGGCTGGACAAGGTGCGGGACGGCCAGAAAGTCAAGATGGCCGATGAGCACCGGCAAGACAAGTCCCACGGCAAGAAGCCGGCTGGCTGA